Proteins encoded in a region of the Longimicrobium sp. genome:
- a CDS encoding PA0069 family radical SAM protein: MQLVQLRGRGTAHNPKNRFESAEYVPDDEAYDPDEPGPRTQLMRDHTRGIITRNDSPDVPFETSLNPYRGCEHGCVYCFARPTHEYLGFSSGLDFETKILVKHDAPELLRKELQSPRWKPQPIAISGVTDPYQPAERKLGITRQCLEVLAEFRNPVGIVTKNHLVTRDADLLGELASYGAAVVNISVTTLDEKLQRVMEPRASTPARRLEAIRVLSAAGIPVRVLIAPVVPGLTDHEMPAIAAAAAEAGATAAGYIPLRLPFALKELFETWLATNFPDRKDKVLNRIRAIRGGKLYDPQWGTRMRGEGIFAVQMGALFATACRKSGLTEELPPLSTAGFHRPHPAGQMGLFD, from the coding sequence ATGCAGCTGGTTCAGCTCCGCGGGCGCGGCACCGCGCACAATCCCAAGAACCGGTTCGAGTCGGCCGAGTACGTCCCCGACGACGAGGCGTACGACCCCGACGAGCCCGGCCCGCGCACGCAGTTGATGCGCGACCACACGCGCGGCATCATCACGCGCAACGACAGCCCCGACGTGCCGTTCGAGACCAGCCTGAACCCGTACCGCGGCTGCGAGCACGGCTGCGTTTATTGCTTCGCCCGGCCCACGCACGAGTACCTGGGCTTCTCGTCGGGGCTGGACTTCGAGACGAAGATCCTGGTGAAGCACGACGCGCCCGAGCTGCTGCGCAAGGAACTGCAGTCGCCCCGGTGGAAGCCGCAGCCCATCGCCATCAGCGGCGTCACCGACCCGTATCAGCCGGCGGAGCGCAAGCTGGGGATCACCCGCCAGTGCCTGGAAGTGCTGGCCGAGTTCCGCAACCCGGTGGGCATCGTCACCAAGAACCACCTGGTCACGCGCGACGCCGACCTTCTGGGCGAGCTTGCGTCGTATGGCGCCGCCGTCGTCAACATCTCGGTAACCACACTCGACGAAAAGCTGCAGCGGGTGATGGAGCCGCGCGCCAGCACCCCCGCGCGCAGGCTGGAGGCCATCCGCGTGCTCTCCGCCGCCGGGATCCCCGTGCGCGTGCTGATCGCCCCCGTCGTCCCCGGGCTCACGGACCACGAGATGCCGGCCATCGCCGCCGCCGCCGCCGAGGCGGGCGCCACCGCGGCCGGCTACATCCCGCTGCGGCTGCCGTTCGCGCTCAAGGAATTGTTCGAAACCTGGCTTGCCACAAACTTCCCGGATCGCAAGGACAAGGTGCTCAACCGCATCCGCGCCATCCGCGGGGGCAAGCTGTACGATCCGCAGTGGGGCACCCGCATGCGGGGCGAGGGGATCTTCGCGGTGCAGATGGGGGCGCTGTTCGCCACCGCCTGCCGCAAGTCAGGCCTCACGGAAGAGCTGCCTCCCCTGTCTACGGCCGGCTTCCACCGGCCGCACCCCGCCGGGCAGATGGGACTCTTCGACTGA